The following proteins are encoded in a genomic region of Nicotiana sylvestris chromosome 4, ASM39365v2, whole genome shotgun sequence:
- the LOC104228209 gene encoding pentatricopeptide repeat-containing protein At2g41720 has translation MATIQNSQIFPQQPNPTFKTHFRTVVTVCQRQQKPKNNKPFEEKKLASVDYNKGTHKVAVKINGFRKSDLPKHQKLRVQSDRFQKDWAISELVEKIMKLNPWDDDIEGLLNCWVGRFARKNFPILIKEISQMGSIEHSIQVFNWMKSQKNYCARSDIYNMMIRLHARHNRVDQARGLFFEMQKWRCQPNVETYNALISAHGRAGQWRWAKNIMEDMLRAAIPPNRSTYNNLINACGSSGNWREALKVCKEMTENGVGPDLVTHNIVLSAYKNGEQYAKALSYFELMKGTKVRPDTTTLNIVIHCLVKLGEYEKAVEIFNSMRGKRAECNPDIVTFTTIMHMYSVSGQIKNCEAAFNTMIAEGLKPNIVSYNTLVGAYASHGMAQEALSIVDEMKTNGIRPDVVSYTSLLNAYGRSEQPERAMETFERMKRNNLKPNLVSYNVLIDAYGSNGLLDKAVQVLREMEHDGLQPNVVTISTLLAASGRCSQKVNIDSILTAAKMRGIELNTVAYNSALGSYLNVGEYEKALALYRSMRKNKVMPDPVTYNVLISGCCRMSNYSDALEFLDEMIDLKIPLTKEVCSSAICAYTKQGQFDKAESMFSMMKMEGFHPDVIAYTTMLNAYSVGENWEKAFAVFQDMELNDVHPDAIACSALMRSFNRGCQPDKVLLVADFMRERNIPFTEAVLFELVSASSMLRDWRMITEIITIMEASLSYVSVGTLNQLLHSIGKSGKIETMIKFFYKVVTSGAEVNLATYSVLLKNLLAAGNWRKYVEVLEWMEDGGIQPASNMYEDILFFAQHSAGTENAAVIKQRLGSLRKKSGHETANELQLR, from the exons ATGGCTACCATTCAAAATTCTCAAATCTTCCCACAACAACCAAATCCCACATTCAAAACCCATTTCAGAACTGTTGTTACAGTCTGCCAAAGGCAGCAAAAACCCAAAAACAACAAACCCTTTGAGGAGAAGAAGTTAGCTTCAGTTGACTATAACAAAGGGACACATAAAGTAGCTGTGAAAATCAATGGATTTCGCAAATCTGATTTGCCTAAACACCAAAAATTACGGGTCCAAAGTGATAGGTTTCAGAAAGATTGGGCTATTTCTGAACTTGTGGAGAAGATTATGAAGCTTAATCCTTGGGATGATGATATTGAAGGTTTATTGAATTGTTGGGTTGGCCGTTTTGCAAGAAAAAACTTCCCTATTCTTATCAAG GAAATAAGTCAAATGGGTTCAATTGAACATAGCATCCAAGTTTTCAATTGGATGAAAAGTCAGAAGAATTATTGTGCAAGAAGTGATATCTACAACATGATGATCAGGTTACATGCTAGACATAATCGGGTTGATCAGGCACGTGGCTTGTTTTTTGAGATGCAAAAGTGGAG GTGCCAACCTAATGTTGAGACCTACAATGCCCTTATCAGTGCACATGGTAGAGCTGGTCAATGGCGCTGGGCAAAGAATATCATGGAAGACATGCTCCGTGCTGCT ATTCCACCAAATCGTTCAACTTACAACAACTTGATCAATGCATGTGGATCTAGTGGAAATTGGAGAGAGGCTCTTAAAGTTTGCAAAGAAATGACTGAAAACGGAGTTGGACCTGACCTGGTGACGCATAATATTGTCTTATCTGCCTATAAAAATGGGGAACAGTATGCAAAAGCCCTTTCCTATTTTGAACTTATGAAGGGAACTAAAGTCCGTCCTGACACTACGACCCTTAATATTGTGATACACTGTCTTGTAAAGCTTGGGGAATATGAGAAAGCTGTTGAGATATTTAACTCAATGAGAGGGAAACGAGCTGAATGTAATCCTGACATAGTCACATTTACAACTATCATGCACATGTATTCTGTTTCTGGCCAGATTAAAAACTGCGAGGCTGCTTTTAACACAATGATTGCAGAAGGTCTGAAACCTAATATCGTTTCATATAATACCTTAGTAGGTGCTTATGCTTCACATGGGATGGCTCAGGAAGCTTTGTCAATTGTTGATGAGATGAAAACTAATGGCATCCGCCCCGATGTTGTGTCTTATACGTCTTTACTCAATGCCTATGGGAGATCAGAACAGCCTGAAAGGGCCATGGAAACATTTGAAaggatgaaaagaaacaatttgaaACCAAATTTGGTTAGTTATAATGTACTAATTGATGCTTATGGATCTAATGGTCTTCTGGACAAGGCTGTCCAAGTGCTGCGTGAAATGGAACATGATGGCTTACAGCCCAATGTTGTTACTATTTCTACCTTATTGGCTGCAAGTGGTCGCTGTAGTCAGAAAGTGAACATTGATTCCATCCTAACGGCTGCGAAAATGCGGGGAATTGAGTTGAATACGGTCGCCTATAACTCCGCTCTTGGGAGTTATCTGAATGTTGGTGAATATGAAAAAGCGTTGGCCCTATACAGGTCAATGAGGAAAAATAAAGTTATGCCTGATCCTGTGACGTATAATGTGTTGATAAGTGGTTGTTGTAGAATGTCAAATTATTCGGATGCACTTGAATTTCTTGATGAGATGATAGATCTGAAGATTCCTTTGACAAAGGAGGTGTGTTCCTCTGCGATATGCGCTTACACTAAGCAG GGTCAATTTGACAAGGCAGAATCTATGTTTTCGATGATGAAAATGGAAGGCTTTCATCCTGATGTCATTGCCTATACAACAATGCTAAATGCATATAGTGTTGGAG AGAACTGGGAGAAAGCTTTTGCAGTATTTCAAGATATGGAATTGAATGATGTTCACCCAGATGCTATTGCTTGTTCAGCTCTCATGAGGTCTTTTAATAGAGGATGCCAACCTGACAAAGTTTTGCTTGTGGCGGATTTTATGCGAGAGAGAAATATCCCTTTCACCGAGGCTGTTTTATTTGAATTGGTCTCCGCCAGCAGCAT GTTACGAGATTGGAGGATGATTACAGAAATTATTACAATAATGGAGGCTTCACTCTCGTATGTGTCTGTTGGAACTCTAAACCAGCTTCTGCATAGTATTGGCAAATCTGGGAAGATTGAAACCATGATAAAA TTTTTCTATAAGGTAGTCACATCAGGCGCAGAAGTTAACTTAGCAACCTATTCAGTTCTGCTGAAAAATCTTTTGGCTGCTGGAAATTGGAGGAAATATGTTGAG GTGTTGGAGTGGATGGAGGATGGAGGGATTCAACCAGCAAGTAATATGTATGAGGATATACTCTTCTTTGCTCAACATAGTGCGGGGACTGAAAATGCTGCTGTAATAAAACAACGACTAG GATCCTTGAGAAAGAAATCGGGACATGAAACAGCGAATGAGCTGCAGTTAAGATAA
- the LOC104228207 gene encoding uncharacterized protein isoform X1 — translation MDPSDNNNVFNDNSDICEQLLQRYTKSSAPQHRHLIATAAATRSIIQSESLPLSPFSYFAATISTLSNNSQNTLDPQALSALSSFLAIVLPLIKVVSSDKATEAIGVIVAILEKQPLESEGVLGTSTVRAFVKCLGILVGFCDKEDWSSVEVGFESLVKFSIDKRPKVRKCAQDCILTVFKSFGSSPVAKKAGKRMYSLIEDNMALAMKLSAPKEISGPKDEHQEVLHSLNILKPIIPYLSVKVNQKLLAQLVELMSSQSSAFTRHIFDNIGAILDASGVEIILQDADNIIKALISYISSAENAVDNVLLAASLAKSIIEKIHDGGISVWITYLPLVVGCISGLLTRPENIALQSSNILKELIIAHIDGKKFLTGKKQAVDDEALNSSEFAAVKAICLVFEDLLISSSEFPNDHILAILSLIFLKLGEVLDLCAKGLILKLADWMTVASGGAYDTKNLQVCIGTAVIAMGPEKLLARLPITLNAKDYSVSNTWLIPILNKYVCGSSLGFFIKHMVPLAVSFEQASSKVKKSVIREELQAYARGCWGLLPAFCRSPSDVQKNAQALTTLLIPFLKKESFMLENISAALQELVNKNKSALASDHFSEDLIVPPKEDESLDLALEFKRKCSYSKKSASKNIKALASCSEEWLQALVNVFFKSSPANYQQFKEAIECLTSISDSSTTQRIFTSSMGRSGITNDSGEYRKLGFHSDGSTDNEENNTTLLGEVAKRCLILELGSCFVEGASEDLIKIFFGIAKDVLEATHGAGHLEAYHILNRILEQKSSWFRSSHVEQLMDLLASVKTPTDVKSLESRFACYKTLLIDSIQGNLDEENTQAFLILNEIILALKDSTEEGRKTAYDALIGVCSSLRDSSSVKSNESYKKFIDMIIAYLSGSSPHIKSGAVSALSVLVYSDADICVSVPDLVPSVLTLLQSKDVEVTKAVLGFVKVMVSSIQAKDLHILLSDIVNGVLLWSSVSRHHFRSKVTVIMEILMRKCGVAAVKSIAAEKYKNFIKTVAENRHGKTNSREDGTPETESTPSDSRQRKRKDRESSDSLKEKDSREPYKRKKRKEDGKDSSTKFAKEGVTGGGKRKREMKMKNNTADEPYFSSGSSAGKNLVKRKREFSHHKQEGDKAPLQKRGEGGKFKRGFPGKTERQKRPANDVRGSGTAHKRGQNRRQKTNINS, via the exons ATGGATCCTTCAGACAACAACAATGTCTTCAACGACAACTCCGACATCTGCGAACAACTCCTCCAACGTTACACTAAATCCTCCGCCCCACAACACCGCCACCTTATCGCCACCGCCGCCGCCACCCGTTCCATTATACAATCTGAATCCTTACCTTTAAGCCCATTTTCTTACTTCGCAGCCACAATCTCCACACTTTCTAATAATTCCCAAAATACCCTTGACCCACAAGCCTTATCTGCTTTATCATCATTCTTAGCTATTgttcttcctttaattaaggttGTTTCTTCAGATAAAGCTACTGAGGCTATTGGTGTAATTGTGGCTATTCTTGAAAAGCAGCCATTAGAGAGTGAGGGTGTTTTGGGGACTTCTACTGTGAGAGCTTTTGTTAAGTGTTTGGGAATTTTGGTGGGGTTTTGTGATAAGGAAGATTGGAGTTCTGTGGAAGTGGGTTTTGAGTCACTTGTAAAGTTCTCCATTGATAAGCGTCCAAAG GTGAGGAAATGTGCTCAGGATTGTATTCTGACTGTTTTCAAGTCATTTGGTTCATCGCCGGTGGCTAAGAAAGCTGGTAAAAGAATGTACTCCTTGATAGAAGATAACATGGCATTGGCAATGAAACTAAGTGCTCCAAAGGAAATAAGTGGACCTAAAGATGAACATCAAGAGGTGCTTCACTCCCTAAATATTCTGAAGCCTATTATACCGTACCTTTCAGTCAAAGTCAATCAGAAGCTACTTGCTCAACTAGTGGAGCTTATGAGTTCCCAGAGCTCAGCATTCACAAGACACATTTTTGATAATATTGGGGCAATATTAGATGCGTCAGGAGTTGAAATCATTCTTCAAGATGCTGACAACATTATAAAAGCGCTTATATCATACATATCATCTGCGGAGAACGCTGTTGACAATGTATTGCTTGCCGCATCTTTGGCAAAAAGCATTATTGAGAAAATCCATGATGGAGGAATAAGTGTTTGGATTACCTATTTGCCGTTGGTTGTTGGCTGCATATCAG GTCTTCTTACACGTCCGGAAAATATTGCTTTACAGTCTTCAAATATTTTGAAAGAACTGATCATTGCCCATATTGATGGGAAAAAGTTTTTGACTGGTAAAAAGCAGGCAGTGGATGATGAGGCTCTCAACAGTTCTGAATTTGCAGCAGTGAAAGCTATTTGTTTAGTCTTTGAAGATCTGCTTATCAGCTCTTCTGAATTCCCAAACGACCATATCTTGGCAATCCTTTCCCTTATTTTCCTTAAATTGG GTGAGGTCTTGGACTTATGCGCGAAAGGTCTAATACTTAAACTTGCTGATTGGATGACTGTTGCTTCTGGCGGTGCTTATGATACAAAAAAT CTTCAAGTGTGCATAGGAACAGCTGTTATTGCTATGGGGCCAGAGAAACTGCTTGCCCGGTTACCCATCACCCTGAATGCGAAGGATTACTCCGTTTCAAACACTTGGTTGATTCCTATTCTAAATAAATATGTATGTGGATCATCGCTAGGGTTCTTTATAAAGCACATGGTGCCACTAGCTGTGTCCTTCGAACAGGCATCATCAAAAG TTAAAAAGTCAGTAATTCGGGAAGAACTGCAGGCTTATGCCCGTGGATGTTGGGGGCTATTACCCGCCTTTTGTCGCAGTCCATCTGACGTGCAGAAGAATGCCCAAGCTTTGACTACGCTTTTGATCCCTTTCCTCAAGAAGGAGTCGTTTATGCTTGAGAATATTTCTGCAGCTTTGCAG GAACTGGTGAATAAGAATAAAAGTGCACTTGCATCTGATCACTTTTCTGAAGACCTTATAGTTCCCCCAAAAGAGGATGAAAGTTTGGATTTGGCATTGGAGTTCAAACGCAAATGCTCTTACTCAAAGAAGTCCGCAAGCAAAAATATTAAGGCTTTGGCATCTTGCTCTGAGGAATGGCTTCAGGCTTTAGTAAATGTCTTTTTTAAGTCATCTCCTGCAAATTACCAGCAATTCAAG GAGGCAATAGAGTGCTTGACATCCATCAGTGATTCTTCGACAACCCAAAGGATCTTTACTTCCTCAATGGGGAGATCCGGAATTACGAATGATTCTGGTGAATACAGGAAGCTTGGATTTCATTCTGATGGCTCAACAGACAACGAAGAAAATAACACCACTCTTCTTGGGGAAGTAGCTAAGAG GTGCTTGATCTTGGAGCTGGGCTCGTGCTTTGTTGAAGGAGCTAGCGAGGATCTCATTAAAATCTTTTTTGGCATTGCTAAGGATGTTTTGGAG GCTACTCATGGGGCTGGTCATCTTGAAGCATATCACATTCTGAATAGAATATTAGAG CAGAAAAGTTCCTGGTTTCGCTCTTCGCATGTTGAGCAGCTCATGGATTTATTGGCTAGTGTAAAAACTCCAACTGATGTAAAATCACTTGAGAGTCGCTTTGCCTGCTATAAAACCTTGTTGATTGATTCAATACAG GGGAATTTGGACGAGGAGAACACGCAGGCCTTTCTCATTCTGAATGAGATTATTCTCGCATTAAAAGAT TCCACGGAAGAAGGTAGAAAGACGGCCTATGATGCCCTTATCGGTGTGTGTTCTAGCTTGAGAGATTCATCATCTGTTAAGTCGAATGAATCTTACAAGAAGTTCATTGATATG ATTATAGCTTACCTTTCTGGTTCGTCACCACATATAAAAAGTGGAGCAGTCTCTGCACTCTCTGTTCTGGTATACAGTGATGCCGATATCTGTGTCTCAGTCCCTGATCTGGTCCCTTCCGTTCTGACTCTGCTGCAGAGTAAAGATGTCGAAGTTACAAAA GCTGTTCTGGGATTTGTTAAAGTAATGGTATCGAGCATTCAAGCAAAGGACCTGCACATTTTGCTCTCGGACATTGTCAATGGAGTGCTACTCTGGTCATCTGTGTCACGGCATCATTTTAGAtcaaag GTCACAGTCATCATGGAGATCTTGATGAGAAAGTGTGGAGTTGCCGCAGTTAAGTCAATTGCAGCTGAGAAGTATAAAAACTTTATCAAGACAGTTGCAGAG AATcgccatggcaagacaaactctAGAGAAGATGGTACCCCTGAGACAGAATCAACACCTTCGGATTCAAG GCAGCGGAAACGGAAGGATAGAGAATCTAGTGATTCACTCAAGGAAAAAGACTCTAGGGAACCttacaaaaggaaaaagagaaaggagGACGGAAAAGATTCATCCACGAAATTTGCCAAGGAAGGTGTCACGGGAGgtgggaaaagaaaaagggagatGAAAATGAAGAACAACACTGCTGATGAACCTTATTTCTCTTCAGGCAGCAGTGCTGGTAAGAATCTGgtaaaaagaaagagagaattcAGTCATCACAAACAGGAAGGTGATAAAGCACCACTACAGAAGAGAGGCGAAGGAGGCAAATTTAAGAGGGGCTTCCCGGGAAAGACAGAAAGGCAAAAAAGGCCAGCTAATGATGTACGAGGTTCAGGTACTGCACACAAAAGGGGTCAGAACAGAAGGCAGAAAACTAATATAAACAGTTAG
- the LOC104228207 gene encoding uncharacterized protein isoform X2, with protein MDPSDNNNVFNDNSDICEQLLQRYTKSSAPQHRHLIATAAATRSIIQSESLPLSPFSYFAATISTLSNNSQNTLDPQALSALSSFLAIVLPLIKVVSSDKATEAIGVIVAILEKQPLESEGVLGTSTVRAFVKCLGILVGFCDKEDWSSVEVGFESLVKFSIDKRPKVRKCAQDCILTVFKSFGSSPVAKKAGKRMYSLIEDNMALAMKLSAPKEISGPKDEHQEVLHSLNILKPIIPYLSVKVNQKLLAQLVELMSSQSSAFTRHIFDNIGAILDASGVEIILQDADNIIKALISYISSAENAVDNVLLAASLAKSIIEKIHDGGISVWITYLPLVVGCISGLLTRPENIALQSSNILKELIIAHIDGKKFLTGKKQAVDDEALNSSEFAAVKAICLVFEDLLISSSEFPNDHILAILSLIFLKLGEVLDLCAKGLILKLADWMTVASGGAYDTKNLQVCIGTAVIAMGPEKLLARLPITLNAKDYSVSNTWLIPILNKYVCGSSLGFFIKHMVPLAVSFEQASSKVKKSVIREELQAYARGCWGLLPAFCRSPSDVQKNAQALTTLLIPFLKKESFMLENISAALQELVNKNKSALASDHFSEDLIVPPKEDESLDLALEFKRKCSYSKKSASKNIKALASCSEEWLQALVNVFFKSSPANYQQFKEAIECLTSISDSSTTQRIFTSSMGRSGITNDSGEYRKLGFHSDGSTDNEENNTTLLGEVAKRCLILELGSCFVEGASEDLIKIFFGIAKDVLEATHGAGHLEAYHILNRILEKSSWFRSSHVEQLMDLLASVKTPTDVKSLESRFACYKTLLIDSIQGNLDEENTQAFLILNEIILALKDSTEEGRKTAYDALIGVCSSLRDSSSVKSNESYKKFIDMIIAYLSGSSPHIKSGAVSALSVLVYSDADICVSVPDLVPSVLTLLQSKDVEVTKAVLGFVKVMVSSIQAKDLHILLSDIVNGVLLWSSVSRHHFRSKVTVIMEILMRKCGVAAVKSIAAEKYKNFIKTVAENRHGKTNSREDGTPETESTPSDSRQRKRKDRESSDSLKEKDSREPYKRKKRKEDGKDSSTKFAKEGVTGGGKRKREMKMKNNTADEPYFSSGSSAGKNLVKRKREFSHHKQEGDKAPLQKRGEGGKFKRGFPGKTERQKRPANDVRGSGTAHKRGQNRRQKTNINS; from the exons ATGGATCCTTCAGACAACAACAATGTCTTCAACGACAACTCCGACATCTGCGAACAACTCCTCCAACGTTACACTAAATCCTCCGCCCCACAACACCGCCACCTTATCGCCACCGCCGCCGCCACCCGTTCCATTATACAATCTGAATCCTTACCTTTAAGCCCATTTTCTTACTTCGCAGCCACAATCTCCACACTTTCTAATAATTCCCAAAATACCCTTGACCCACAAGCCTTATCTGCTTTATCATCATTCTTAGCTATTgttcttcctttaattaaggttGTTTCTTCAGATAAAGCTACTGAGGCTATTGGTGTAATTGTGGCTATTCTTGAAAAGCAGCCATTAGAGAGTGAGGGTGTTTTGGGGACTTCTACTGTGAGAGCTTTTGTTAAGTGTTTGGGAATTTTGGTGGGGTTTTGTGATAAGGAAGATTGGAGTTCTGTGGAAGTGGGTTTTGAGTCACTTGTAAAGTTCTCCATTGATAAGCGTCCAAAG GTGAGGAAATGTGCTCAGGATTGTATTCTGACTGTTTTCAAGTCATTTGGTTCATCGCCGGTGGCTAAGAAAGCTGGTAAAAGAATGTACTCCTTGATAGAAGATAACATGGCATTGGCAATGAAACTAAGTGCTCCAAAGGAAATAAGTGGACCTAAAGATGAACATCAAGAGGTGCTTCACTCCCTAAATATTCTGAAGCCTATTATACCGTACCTTTCAGTCAAAGTCAATCAGAAGCTACTTGCTCAACTAGTGGAGCTTATGAGTTCCCAGAGCTCAGCATTCACAAGACACATTTTTGATAATATTGGGGCAATATTAGATGCGTCAGGAGTTGAAATCATTCTTCAAGATGCTGACAACATTATAAAAGCGCTTATATCATACATATCATCTGCGGAGAACGCTGTTGACAATGTATTGCTTGCCGCATCTTTGGCAAAAAGCATTATTGAGAAAATCCATGATGGAGGAATAAGTGTTTGGATTACCTATTTGCCGTTGGTTGTTGGCTGCATATCAG GTCTTCTTACACGTCCGGAAAATATTGCTTTACAGTCTTCAAATATTTTGAAAGAACTGATCATTGCCCATATTGATGGGAAAAAGTTTTTGACTGGTAAAAAGCAGGCAGTGGATGATGAGGCTCTCAACAGTTCTGAATTTGCAGCAGTGAAAGCTATTTGTTTAGTCTTTGAAGATCTGCTTATCAGCTCTTCTGAATTCCCAAACGACCATATCTTGGCAATCCTTTCCCTTATTTTCCTTAAATTGG GTGAGGTCTTGGACTTATGCGCGAAAGGTCTAATACTTAAACTTGCTGATTGGATGACTGTTGCTTCTGGCGGTGCTTATGATACAAAAAAT CTTCAAGTGTGCATAGGAACAGCTGTTATTGCTATGGGGCCAGAGAAACTGCTTGCCCGGTTACCCATCACCCTGAATGCGAAGGATTACTCCGTTTCAAACACTTGGTTGATTCCTATTCTAAATAAATATGTATGTGGATCATCGCTAGGGTTCTTTATAAAGCACATGGTGCCACTAGCTGTGTCCTTCGAACAGGCATCATCAAAAG TTAAAAAGTCAGTAATTCGGGAAGAACTGCAGGCTTATGCCCGTGGATGTTGGGGGCTATTACCCGCCTTTTGTCGCAGTCCATCTGACGTGCAGAAGAATGCCCAAGCTTTGACTACGCTTTTGATCCCTTTCCTCAAGAAGGAGTCGTTTATGCTTGAGAATATTTCTGCAGCTTTGCAG GAACTGGTGAATAAGAATAAAAGTGCACTTGCATCTGATCACTTTTCTGAAGACCTTATAGTTCCCCCAAAAGAGGATGAAAGTTTGGATTTGGCATTGGAGTTCAAACGCAAATGCTCTTACTCAAAGAAGTCCGCAAGCAAAAATATTAAGGCTTTGGCATCTTGCTCTGAGGAATGGCTTCAGGCTTTAGTAAATGTCTTTTTTAAGTCATCTCCTGCAAATTACCAGCAATTCAAG GAGGCAATAGAGTGCTTGACATCCATCAGTGATTCTTCGACAACCCAAAGGATCTTTACTTCCTCAATGGGGAGATCCGGAATTACGAATGATTCTGGTGAATACAGGAAGCTTGGATTTCATTCTGATGGCTCAACAGACAACGAAGAAAATAACACCACTCTTCTTGGGGAAGTAGCTAAGAG GTGCTTGATCTTGGAGCTGGGCTCGTGCTTTGTTGAAGGAGCTAGCGAGGATCTCATTAAAATCTTTTTTGGCATTGCTAAGGATGTTTTGGAG GCTACTCATGGGGCTGGTCATCTTGAAGCATATCACATTCTGAATAGAATATTAGAG AAAAGTTCCTGGTTTCGCTCTTCGCATGTTGAGCAGCTCATGGATTTATTGGCTAGTGTAAAAACTCCAACTGATGTAAAATCACTTGAGAGTCGCTTTGCCTGCTATAAAACCTTGTTGATTGATTCAATACAG GGGAATTTGGACGAGGAGAACACGCAGGCCTTTCTCATTCTGAATGAGATTATTCTCGCATTAAAAGAT TCCACGGAAGAAGGTAGAAAGACGGCCTATGATGCCCTTATCGGTGTGTGTTCTAGCTTGAGAGATTCATCATCTGTTAAGTCGAATGAATCTTACAAGAAGTTCATTGATATG ATTATAGCTTACCTTTCTGGTTCGTCACCACATATAAAAAGTGGAGCAGTCTCTGCACTCTCTGTTCTGGTATACAGTGATGCCGATATCTGTGTCTCAGTCCCTGATCTGGTCCCTTCCGTTCTGACTCTGCTGCAGAGTAAAGATGTCGAAGTTACAAAA GCTGTTCTGGGATTTGTTAAAGTAATGGTATCGAGCATTCAAGCAAAGGACCTGCACATTTTGCTCTCGGACATTGTCAATGGAGTGCTACTCTGGTCATCTGTGTCACGGCATCATTTTAGAtcaaag GTCACAGTCATCATGGAGATCTTGATGAGAAAGTGTGGAGTTGCCGCAGTTAAGTCAATTGCAGCTGAGAAGTATAAAAACTTTATCAAGACAGTTGCAGAG AATcgccatggcaagacaaactctAGAGAAGATGGTACCCCTGAGACAGAATCAACACCTTCGGATTCAAG GCAGCGGAAACGGAAGGATAGAGAATCTAGTGATTCACTCAAGGAAAAAGACTCTAGGGAACCttacaaaaggaaaaagagaaaggagGACGGAAAAGATTCATCCACGAAATTTGCCAAGGAAGGTGTCACGGGAGgtgggaaaagaaaaagggagatGAAAATGAAGAACAACACTGCTGATGAACCTTATTTCTCTTCAGGCAGCAGTGCTGGTAAGAATCTGgtaaaaagaaagagagaattcAGTCATCACAAACAGGAAGGTGATAAAGCACCACTACAGAAGAGAGGCGAAGGAGGCAAATTTAAGAGGGGCTTCCCGGGAAAGACAGAAAGGCAAAAAAGGCCAGCTAATGATGTACGAGGTTCAGGTACTGCACACAAAAGGGGTCAGAACAGAAGGCAGAAAACTAATATAAACAGTTAG